The segment taaaaacgtaattttttaaaactatttttattaaaataaacttatatattttgaaaatgtattttaaataaaattaaaattaaaaacattccaatgttaatactttttttggGTGTACTGAATAAATGCCTTCGGCTCCAGTGTCGTCTGAAAGGCAGTCTgttgaatctttaaaaatgagaattattttccTCACCCAAATGACAAATACGTAGAAAATTACCggtaaaaaatttaactattatagTATAGTCAAacgaaaataaaacttattagtTGCTGTTATTTAACTGAGTTATTTTTTACTTcacgaaataaattaaagtattgttTGTAAAATCAGTCCTGtacaaaaaacgaaaaaaaaaaaaaaaaaacacttaactttgtggatattttatttagagtgctataaaatatttcaaatactaacTATTGAAGGTaatgttttattaactttaataaatatatttatttaaacattaggttcatcaatctaaaaataaaatcaaataaatccgAATGAAAACTTTACAtactttaaattcttcaaaacttttgaagataattatcagcaataaattcgaaataagaattaagtattacaaaaaaaattcaagaaaggtTGTTCAAGACCgaaaaagaacatttatatttattaaaaatataaaatgtttcataatttgttCACATTTCAAAAATCCACAATAAAAGTAATGCTGTGAAAAAAATTTCCGTTCGCGCGAATGTAATCAGAGAGATTGTAGCATGAATCCGCAATCTTCGACGAAGCGAGTAACAACTCAACTCCGtattgaaaacaacaacaacttggaaaaacttgaaaaacgGAACAGCGTTTTGATCAGCAGCTGAAAAGATTCTGAActattttctttcggaaatgcagtcatttaaacttaatatgttTATAGAATAGCTTGTCTTGTCGTAGAAATAAATGTTGTAGTTATTTTTTCAAGGAGAGtagttttttttcaatcacagtaaaagaacccgtataccataggcgagtacacgacatggcgtccgcgacaggactgTGATTTGAAATCAACGATTCGAAAGGCaagtgaatttttttgacgataaattatttgttattagaaatttgtCGATACTTTGAAGAATaactgtttcagaaaaattatggaAGCTTTAAAGCTTAAACGAAAAACAGTTAGATCTGCATTTACTAGATTGTTTAATCATTTAGATGAGTCAGCGAAAACGGAAGTAAACATTGCAGAAGATTTAGATTGTTTGGCAACTTTCCAGCTGCTTGGcgagaaaaataatgaacttttgcaattaaatgaagatattttgaatcttttgttgATGTCTGAAAACATAAATGAAGACGATATTGAAAAGGAATCTCGTTCAGCAGATGAGTATtcactcaattttaaaagaatgagttTATTAGTGGATCGAAAAACTAATCCGTCTGTTAACGCTGATACATTATCTTCAGTTGGCGGTGAAAAGCGGAAATTCAAGCTGCCTCGTTTGGAACTGAAGAAATTTGGCGGGGAAATTAAAGATTGGCTGCCGTTTTGGGGACAATTCAGAAAAATTGATGAAGACAACGATATCGATGAAACCGACAAGTTTCAATACTTAGTCCAAGCAACTATCCCGAATTCCAGAGCGAGGGAATTAGTTAAAAGTTTTCCCCCTACCTCCGGAAATTATTGCAAGGAGATTGATTGTCTGAAATCTAGATTCGGCAGAGATGATTTATTGGTTGAATATTACGTTAGAGAATTGTTAAAATTGACACTCGCATTTAATCTTAAAGAGAAACATGTTGAATTATCAACTGTTTATGATCGACTTGAAACCCAGCTGAGATCATTAGAAACTCTTGGCGTTACTACAGCAAAGTATGCGGCCATGTTGTTTCCCTTGGTTGAGTCTTGTTTAAGTGAAGAAGTTTTAAGAGCCTGGCGGAGAAATGATAGAGGATTGGATGGAAAAGATGACACAAAAGAATCTCGATTggaaagtttgatgaaatttttgaagaacgaAGTTGAAAATGAGGACAGGATAGCTCTTGCTATGGAAGGcttctctttgaaagaaaataacaaaaatatcaagattaaaagAGACTTGCCGACAGCTGCGGGACTTTTTTCAGGAAacaaaaaatctgttttgaagtGTGTATTTTGTGACAAGAACAATCATGAATCCAAAGAATGTCATGTTGCtcgaaatttggatttaaatgagaaaatgaaacgATTGAAGAAAAGAGGTTGCTGTTTCAGATGTCTAAGTAACGGTCACGTGTCAAAGCTATGCAGGGTCCAAGTGAATTGAGGGATCTGTGGTCAAAGACATCATGCCCTGACAGAAAGAACGCTGAGTCTTCTAAATCTCAAGAAGCAACGGAGAGTTCAATCAATTTTGGACAGTTCAATACATCGGCCAATCCCACATGTTCTGCAAGTGTGTTTCTACAGACCCTGGTAGTGGTTCTTCGGGGAGAAACACAGGATTTTGCTGTGAGGGCCCTCATAGACACTGGAAGTCAGAAATCTTATATTACGAAAGAAGCTGCTAAGAAAATGCAGTATCATGCATTAAAAGAAACAACTCTTATTCATACTTTGTTTGGAGGGATGCAAAATCTCCAGAAACATTCAGAATACGAGATTTTTGTAagtgattttaacaaaaattatcattgcaCTTTTAACGCATTTGATCAAGAGAAAATCTGTGCCGAAATTTGTCAGATACCAACCGGATTCTGGTCAAAGGAATTAGAGGATAATGGAATCCATCTAACGGATCAAGAATGTTTACCATCTTGTTCTTCATCAACAATCCATTTGCTTATTGGTGCTGACATAGCAGGAAAATTGATGACTGGAAAAATCCTCAATTTAACTTGTGGATTAACTGCCACTGAGACTTTGCTTGGTTGGACACTTATGGGAAGAGCACCAAGCAGTTCAGACTCTATAAGCATGACAGTGACAAACTTACTTATAAAAGATTGTAATATAAGTGACTTATGTAAGTTAGAAGCCATTGGAATTACTGATCCTACTGAATCGAAAAAGAAGACTGAAATGCATCAAGGTACTTCAGATTATTTTCGAAACACTCTGACGATTGATGAGGAAGGGAGGTACGAAGTCGCCTTACCTTGGGTGTTAGAATCATCCCGGCTCCCTGACAACAGACAAATGGCCGAGAAACAACTttcttctgtttataaaatacttGTAGAATCCGAGAGAGTTGGAGTATAtgcagatatctttaaaaaatggattgcTGACGGTGTCATTGAAGAAATCGAAGATAAAAAGGAATTGAATGTATACTATCTCCCGCACAGGCCTGTATTTAAAGAGAACAGCATTACTAAGAAAGTGAGGCCAGTTTTCGATGCATCCGCACTTATAAAGGGTACACCCTCACTGAATGCCTACTTAGAAAGCGGTCCTAATTTAATTGAACTTGTTCCTTCCCTACTGAATCGTCTCCGGAAATTTCCTGCTGGAATAGCATCAGACATTGAGAAGGCATTTCTTCAGATCGGAATCAGAGAGAGGTACAAGGATTATCTGCGATTTTTATGGAAAACCAAAGACAAGGGAATGAAAATCTACAGACATCGTAGAGTTGTGTTTGGTGTCACCTGCAGTCCATCCCTTTTAGCGGCAACTTTGAATTGCCATCTGGAAAAAGCACCTGAAGAGCTCTTGGATACTgcggaaattttgaagaattcattttatgtGGATAATTGTGTCTGCAGTTTGAAGAATATAGATGAAGCAGATAAATTTATAGCTGAATCGCAAGCGTTGATGTCTTTAGGAAAATTCAATCTACGAGGCTGGGAATCAAATGCTTTACTAGAAATTATCGATCAACCCGACAAATACCAAACTGTATCCTTATTGGGTCTAAACTGGGACCTAAAACAAGATACTCTGTCTTGTATCATAAACTGTCCGAAAAATGAAAATCTGGTTCTTACTAAAAGAGACCTGCTTTCTTTGGCTCAGAGTATATTTGACCCTTTGGATATATCCTCTCCTGTAACCATCATTCCAAAGTTTATGCTTCAAGAATCCTGGAATCTTGGACTTAAATGTGATGATGCCCTGCCAGAAGGTCTATCGAAACTATTTTGGAACTGGCTGAAGGGTATAAAGAATCTTTCAGAGGTCAGAATACCTCGATGGATGAAGCTGAGTCAAAATGAAGAagggaaaaagaaggaaaatatttggaaatttataccACCATCAGCTCCATGGTGGGGAGGATGGTGGGAGCGCCTTATTGCCCTAGTAAAAGACCTTCTGAAGAAAGTTCTAAGCCGAGCATGCCTGAGTTACGAAGAATTGAATACGATTCTATGCTATTGCGAAGACATGGTAAATTCAAGACCCATTACCTACGTTTCTGAACACCATGATTTGGAACCTATAACACCATGATTTGGAACCTATAACACCATCTTCATTCCTCAGAAAACGTAGAGAAAATGGAATTCCAGATCTTGACCACTTGGAACTATCTCCTGAGTATTTTCGCAAGCGGCGAATGTATAGGTGTAAACTGCAAGAAGATCCCAGAAATCGATTCCGACTGGAATACTTGTGGCAGCTGAGGCAACAaactaagaaaatgataaaaacccACGATTTCAAGGTGGGAGAAGTGGTTATTGTCGAAGTAACCAATCAAAAACGTCTGAATTGGCCTCTGgggaaaataacagaaatattcccTGGTAAGGACGGTTCAGTTCGTCTTGTGAAAGTAAAAACGAAGAACGGCGAATTTCTGAGACCTGTACAGCGTCTCTACGCCCTTGAAGTTCAAACGCCTGCAGTAGAGAATCTACTAGAGAAGAGAGCATCTGAAATTGAAGATGAGAAAGAAGAGACAGTACAAGAGCAATATGTTGAACATCCTGAGAAGCTACCAGAATCGGACAAAACGTCCCTACCAAATCTAAATACCATGAAAACCCGTTTCGGCCGAAAGATTCAAGTTCCCAAACGACTGGACCTGTGAACTGTTTGGACTAAAgaacattttgagttttcttgaaaagaaaaacccaAAAGGTGGGAGTGTAGCATGAATCCGCAATCTTCGACGAAGCGAGTAACAACTCAACTCCGtattgaaaacaacaacaacttggaaaaacttgaaaaatggAACAGCGTTGTGATCAGCAGCTGAAAAGATTCTGAACTATTTTCTTTGggaaatgcagtcatttaaacttaatatgttTATAGAATAGCTTGTCTTGTCGTAGAAATAAATGTTGTAGTTATTTTTTCAAGGAGAGtagttttttttcaatcacagtaaaagaaCCCGTGTACCATAGGCGAGTACACGACAGAGATATCCcatgtataaaaatatgattccAAAAGTAATTGACAGAGAGTGCTCTCACGTCATGCTCAAATGTTTCATGGCTGGAAATGGATTCGTAATTGGAACCCAGCAGCGTTCTATCGTTACCAGATCAAATGTTGGTAATTCAACTCttctataaaaatgatgaatCTACAACTATTGCACTGCGAAAGTTCGCatggaaaaaaggaagaaaaatgaaaagagctaaaaaaaatttcattgaatgggatacaGAATTTAGTGCGATGTTTTGaggaaatcaaaaatttagaGGATAGTGCACGAAGCGGTAGACCACCCTTGAACACGGACAATGACCCTAttctgttgttgttgctaatctccatggcctgacttagtcagaccaaatccagaaatccgttgacaagaagaaagtcaaaaacgagggaGGGAGAAGAATACATTTCTCCCCaaagaagtcctaaacagtctggaatatgttcagcagaggcctgatgttggcagcatttcgggcaaagagggtaaagtTTTttaccctgagaaaagaaaagacatttaaagtggccactggcaaggcgcgacaggcaagtgttggtttttctatcacaagaaAGAATGAAGGACTGGCCCGGattattggctctataccaatcatgagtagggggaaccatccaattcttcttatttaggaatttcgcctgagagaacagttctaagtatgtgagctcagcagaagatgaagttgctgggctgcttcctttctttgcaagcctgtctgctatttcattaccaagtagatccacatgagatgggatccactggaaatgaataacatgttggagtgaaatcagcttcaaaTTCTGGAGAAcagacaaacttgctttatctccatACATAGATCCAATTGTTAAGGTACtccattgagctgcggctatcagtaagaatccaaaggttcttataattattttcgtgtaaaagGGTCTTAAGCCCCTCATCGATTGATAGAAGTTCATttctaaaaacggaacagaagtcTTGATTTCGTTGGCATAGAGAAAAACTagactgaggagttacaatatagatgccactacctgcaaaattgtcgattttgctgccatcagtatacaatttaatgtcacatttagggattttattaatgacttccaaggccaattgtctaaggtattctgacgcattttcctttttattaataggAACAGGGAGGTTGAAATGAAAGGGAACCCTGGTAAGTTCTTCAGTTGGATTCATACAGGAGTGAAGAGAATGTGGTTGTACATTTTTAGGAGTTATATTCTGAAACAAGACTTGACTAAAGGGACTATTTTTCTTGAGTCTCTGGATTAATTAGTCCAATTACTTAGGTATTTTGAGGTGTTGTTTGAATTCCATAACTGGAAAGtttgttgtaatatttgataAGGTGAGCATGTTCTAACATGAAGAGGTTTCAGGTCGGCTTCATAAAGGACAATATCTGAGGGGCAACTTCGCTTCAGACCAATTATTATACAAGCTGCACTCAGCTGTACCTGTTCAATACTACTGTTAGAATATGGTCATGGGTACTTCCCCATGACCATATTCTAAAAGGTGACATCGAAGAACTGACAGTTGACACATCAATGGAGAGTAGTAGTGTTTGTGAAGTTGCCACAATAATGGGCGTTAGTGAATCGACGTGTCGCTGCATTCTGGGCGGAGTCTGAGATCTGTATCCGTACAAGATACAAGCCACTTCAccatttattacaatcaaataaAGATGAAAGGCTTTTTGATTTTGCTACATGAGCGCTGGTACAAATGCAATGTGACCCACGATGCTTGCTAAATGTCGCGTGGATGGATGAATCCACTTTTCATGGCATGTGGTAACGTTAATACGCGAAACAGTCGTATCTAGGCGACTTCAAACGCTCATGAATATCTGACCAAGTTACTACATTCTCCCTATGTGATTGTTTGGTACGACTTTCCTTTTGGGCTCTTTCCGTTCCGAAGAGCGTTGTTCTGcatccggttggaaaacctgtgCAGTCACTGCATAGCGGTAGGTTACGATTTCAGTTGTGCCCACGTTGTGACTGCATTTCAGGAAAGACATGCGCTACCTGTCTTCACTTACATGCAGGATAGTGTCTCTCATCACTATGTGCGTGAAGTCAAAACTTTCCTGTTGGACCCTTTCACTG is part of the Argiope bruennichi chromosome 10, qqArgBrue1.1, whole genome shotgun sequence genome and harbors:
- the LOC129987780 gene encoding uncharacterized protein LOC129987780; this translates as MSENINEDDIEKESRSADEYSLNFKRMSLLVDRKTNPSVNADTLSSVGGEKRKFKLPRLELKKFGGEIKDWLPFWGQFRKIDEDNDIDETDKFQYLVQATIPNSRARELVKSFPPTSGNYCKEIDCLKSRFGRDDLLVEYYVRELLKLTLAFNLKEKHVELSTVYDRLETQLRSLETLGVTTAKYAAMLFPLVESCLSEEVLRAWRRNDRGLDGKDDTKESRLESLMKFLKNEVENEDRIALAMEGFSLKENNKNIKIKRDLPTAAGLFSGNKKSVLKCVFCDKNNHESKECHVARNLDLNEKMKRLKKRGCCFRCLSNGHVSKLCRVQVN
- the LOC129987781 gene encoding uncharacterized protein LOC129987781, with amino-acid sequence MQNLQKHSEYEIFVSDFNKNYHCTFNAFDQEKICAEICQIPTGFWSKELEDNGIHLTDQECLPSCSSSTIHLLIGADIAGKLMTGKILNLTCGLTATETLLGWTLMGRAPSSSDSISMTVTNLLIKDCNISDLCKLEAIGITDPTESKKKTEMHQGTSDYFRNTLTIDEEGRYEVALPWVLESSRLPDNRQMAEKQLSSVYKILVESERVGVYADIFKKWIADGVIEEIEDKKELNVYYLPHRPVFKENSITKKVRPVFDASALIKGTPSLNAYLESGPNLIELVPSLLNRLRKFPAGIASDIEKAFLQIGIRERYKDYLRFLWKTKDKGMKIYRHRRVVFGVTCSPSLLAATLNCHLEKAPEELLDTAEILKNSFYVDNCVCSLKNIDEADKFIAESQALMSLGKFNLRGWESNALLEIIDQPDKYQTVSLLGLNWDLKQDTLSCIINCPKNENLVLTKRDLLSLAQSIFDPLDISSPVTIIPKFMLQESWNLGLKCDDALPEGLSKLFWNWLKGIKNLSEVRIPRWMKLSQNEEGKKKENIWKFIPPSAPWWGGWWERLIALVKDLLKKVLSRACLSYEELNTILCYCEDMVNSRPITYVSEHHDLEPITP